A window of the Helianthus annuus cultivar XRQ/B chromosome 4, HanXRQr2.0-SUNRISE, whole genome shotgun sequence genome harbors these coding sequences:
- the LOC110933028 gene encoding uncharacterized protein LOC110933028, protein MYVYDTLHEVENRLRFFNSDDQRRLSPDVVSLLTRTLAETNEFIRLFKSAADLCSQQQVPEFAITLYNKSKQNIYGLPVAGTLGAIVRDNDPLASDYDIVVHSKDGRAKRVSKLHSSYMPLQYPLLFPYAEPGWSPELQLTLSSRAKDRNLTMNMFYAYQIHDRKDTYTLLLNAGRLFQQYLVDAYVSIEQCRLEYIRANQNKFRSEFLRGIHDAFSKGDTEGREVGKRIILPSSFTGGPRYMYKHYQDALVICRVHGNPQYFITFTCSVKWPEIKRYLNRIGGANSQDRPDIIARVFQMKVEALVKFLKTHETFGKVAADLYTIEFQKRGLPHCHMLLWVTPECKIQNAEDVDNFISAEIPNPTTDPVLYRILTESMMHGPCSLPKMNAPCVIEAHINVEYCGWSMLIKYLFKYISKGADRVRYAVTRTAESSSQSDTNVVENINEINNFVDGRFICPHEAAWRILQFPIHNRNPPVQLLAVHLEHMQNVTFKDNQKLQQILTNPATSKTTLTEWLRNNQLDPSGRDLRYIDYVSRYKWEPSGKGWIRRLLTTNPTIGRLAYIHPTCGEPFYLRLLLGHQTGCCSFEDIRTVSGVLCSTYRLACEKLGLIGNDREWASAFIEASSWATSAELRALFVHMLLYCEISNQLALWQEHWERMSDDIILNLRQVAGTSNVHFCAPNLQQYVLYEIEMLLNSNTGSRSLAEFGLPMPPDTMVAALRNRLLMEERCYDHEALAAQSIIMLRGLNDRQRKIYDKVLKSVNDKVQVLLFVYGHGGTGKTYLWTAIIAALRSTGKIVLAVAASGIASLLLPSGRTAHSRLKIPLDLTDDSLCNIKKHTQLA, encoded by the exons ATGTATGTCTATGATACACTGCACGAAGTTGAAAATAGACTTCGTTTTTTTAATAGTGATGATCAACGTCGATTGTCCCCAGATGTTGTCTCACTTCTTACGCGTACATTAGCCGAAACCAATGAGTTTATACGCCTTTTTAAGAGTGCGGCTGACCTTTGCTCACAACAACAAGTACCTGAGTTTGCGATTACCCTTTATAACAAGTCTAAACAAAACATTTACGGGTTACCCGTTGCGGGTACTCTTGGTGCTATTGTACGAGACAATGACCCTTTAGCAAGTGACTATGATATCGTGGTACATAGTAAAGATGGCAGAGCAAAGCGTGTAAGCAAGTTGCATTCATCATATATGCCTCTTCAGTACCCGCTTCTTTTCCCTTATGCGGAACCAGGCTGGTCTCCAGAACTTCAATTGACTCTGAGTTCTCGGGCTAAAGATCGAAACCTTACCATGAATATGTTTTATGCTTATCAGATCCACGATCGTAAGGATACATACACGTTGTTGTTAAACGCAGGTCGTCTCTTTCAACAATATTTGGTCGACGCATATGTGTCCATAGAGCAATGTCGGCTTGAATATATTCGTGCCAATCAAAATAAATTCCGTTCTGAATTCTTGCGTGGTATCCACGATGCCTTCTCGAAAGGTGATACCGAGGGCCGTGAGGTTGGAAAAAGAATAATCCTACCGTCTTCTTTTACCGGTGGCCCTCGATATATGTATAAGCATTATCAAGATGCTCTTGTAATCTGTAGGGTACATGGTAACCCACAATATTTCATAACTTTTACATGTAGCGTCAAATGGCCAGAAATCAAGCGTTACTTGAATAGAATTGGTGGCGCAAACTCACAAGATAGACCGGACATTATTGCTAGAGTGTTTCAAATGAAGGTTGAAGCTTTAGTCAAGTTTTTGAAGACACACGAGACATTTGGGAAAGTTGCAGCTG ATTTATACACAATCGAATTTCAAAAAAGAGGCCTTCCACATTGTCATATGCTTCTTTGGGTTACGCCGGAATGCAAGATACAAAATGCAGAGGATGTTGATAACTTCATTAGCGCTGAAATTCCTAACCCGACAACAGATccagttttgtatcgaatactaACAGAATCTATGATGCATGGACCTTGCAGTTTGCCAAAAATGAATGCTCCCTGCGTGATAGAAG CCCACATTAATGTTGAATATTGTGGATGGAGTATGCTTATCAAGTATCTTTTCAAGTACATCTCCAAAGGTGCAGATCGTGTGCGTTATGCTGTCACAAGGACCGCTGAATCTTCATCACAATCTGACACTAATGTTGTTGAAAACATTAATGAGATCAATAACTTTGTCGATGGGAGATTCATATGTCCTCACGAGGCAGCATGGCGAATACTACAATTCCCAATCCACAACAGAAACCCACCAGTACAATTGTTGGCTGTACACCTCGAGCACATGCAGAATGTTACTTTTAAAGACAATCAAAAACTGCAACAAATACTAACCAATCCAGCAACAAGTAAGACAACCTTGACTGAATGGTTGAGAAATAATCAATTAGACCCTAGCGGTAGAGATCTGAGATACATTGACTATGTGTCCAGATATAAGTGGGAACCTTCTGGAAAGGGGTGGATCCGAAGATTGTTAACAACAAATCCAACGATTGGGCGATTAGCATATATTCATCCTACATGTGGCGAGCCTTTCTATTTGAGATTGTTGCTTGGCCACCAAACTGGTTGTTGCTCCTTTGAGGATATCCGAACAGTTTCCGGTGTCCTTTGTTCGACGTATCGTCTTGCTTGCGAAAAGTTGGGTTTGATTGGAAATGATAGAGAATGGGCATCAGCATTTATAGAAGCATCTAGCTGGGCTACTTCTGCAGAACTTAGGGCCCTATTTGTTCACATGCTACTATATTGTGAGATATCAAATCAATTGGCATTGTGGCAAGAACATTGGGAACGAATGAGTGATGACATAATTCTCAATCTAAGGCAAGTTGCAGGAACATCAAACGTACATTTTTGTGCTCCAAATTTGCAACAATATGTACTCTATGAGATAGAAATGCTTCTTAATTCAAACACAGGCTCCCGCTCCCTCGCGGAGTTTGGGCTTCCCATGCCTCCTGACACCATGGTCGCAGCCCTTAGAAACCGATTGCTTATGGAAGAAAGGTGTTACGATCATGAGGCACTAGCTGCCCAGAGTATTATTATGTTACGTGGTTTGAATGATCGGCAGCGAAAAATATATGACAAGGTTCTTAAATCTGTCAATGACAAAGTACAAGTGCTTTTATTTGTATATGGCCATGGTGGTACAGGTAAAACGTATTTGTGGACTGCTATTATTGCTGCTCTTAGATCGACTGGAAAGATTGTTTTGGCAGTAGCGGCATCTGGAATTGCATCACTATTATTGCCATCAGGAAGAACAGCCCACTCTCGATTAAAAATCCCGCTAGATTTAACTGATGACTCTCTGTGCAAcataaaaaaacacacacaacttGCGTAA